In Manis pentadactyla isolate mManPen7 chromosome 11, mManPen7.hap1, whole genome shotgun sequence, one DNA window encodes the following:
- the LOC118913420 gene encoding uncharacterized protein LOC118913420 yields MLLQLIPVLHVAFTLRGTRAQSVTQPDGHITVSERDRLELRCNYSSSVPPYLFWYVQYPNQGLQLLLKYTSGNNLVPGIKGFEAEFKKSETSFHLKKPSAHWSDSAQYFCALSDTVPGTAGGAAHKPPDTLGTFCDSRTQERIFKKVSIFVKANTLRPRRATACWRGPLYLARVAVHQAEILGCCWGRGCSWATPLPLLPAPVVHMGRSQATQLQLLWDHAGCSATDAAGLQGLLLGPFGATAAAGLHGPLLGPSVAVDSSM; encoded by the exons ATGCTGCTGCAGCTCATCCCAGTGCTTCACGTGGCTTTTACCCTGA GAGGAACCAGAGCCCAGTCAGTGACCCAGCCTGACGGCCACATCACCGTCTCTGAAAGAGACCGTCTGGAGCTGAGATGTAACTACTCGTCTTCTGTTCCCCCGTATCTCTTCTGGTACGTGCAATACCCCAACCAAGGACTCCAGCTTCTCCTGAAGTACACGTCTGGAAACAACCTTGTTCCAGGCATCAAAGGTTTTGAGGCCGAATTTAAGAAGAGTGAAACCTCCTTCCACCTGAAGAAACCCTCAGCCCATTGGAGCGACTCAGCCCAGTACTTCTGTGCTCTGAGTGACACAGTGCCTGGGACTGCAGGGGGAGCTGCACACAAACCTCCCGACACACTGGGGACTTTTTGTGACTCAAGAACTCAAGAGAGAATTTTCAAGAAGGTCTCTATTTTTGTGAAGGCAAATacg CTGCGCCCCCGCCGGGCAACAGCGTGCTGGCGGGGGCCTTTGtatctggcccgggtggctgtgcaccAGGCTGAGATTCTGGGCTGCTGCTGGGGGCGCGGCTGTTCCTGGGCCACTCCTCTGCCACTGCTGCCAGCTCCTGTGGTGCACATGGGCCGCTCCCAGGCCACTCAGTTGCAGCTGCTGTGGGATCATGCAGGCTGCTCCGCCACTGATGCCGCAGGCTTGCAAGGGCTGCTCCTGGGTCCCTTTGGCGCCACCGCTGCTGCGGGCTTGCATGGGCCTCTCCTGGGCCCATCTGTTGCTGTTGACAGTAGCATGTGA